One window from the genome of Serinibacter salmoneus encodes:
- a CDS encoding CarD family transcriptional regulator, with protein sequence MSFEVGETVVYPHHGAALIEKISTRVLRGEEKMYLTLKIAQGDLTIEVPAENVDLVGVRDVVDGDGLDRVFEVLRAEVSEEPTNWSRRYKANVEKIASGDVIRVAEVVRDLSRRDKGRGLSAGEKRLLTRARQILVSELALAEKTEEERAEAKLDELLAAS encoded by the coding sequence ATGTCCTTTGAGGTCGGCGAGACGGTCGTCTATCCGCATCACGGTGCGGCCCTTATCGAGAAGATCTCCACCCGCGTGCTGCGCGGCGAGGAGAAGATGTACTTGACGTTGAAGATCGCCCAGGGCGATCTCACGATCGAGGTCCCCGCGGAGAACGTCGACCTCGTGGGCGTCCGCGACGTCGTCGACGGCGACGGGCTGGACCGGGTGTTCGAGGTCCTGCGGGCGGAGGTGTCCGAGGAGCCCACGAACTGGTCCAGGCGGTACAAGGCCAACGTGGAGAAGATCGCTTCGGGCGATGTGATCCGGGTGGCGGAGGTCGTGCGCGACCTGAGCCGGCGCGACAAGGGCCGCGGGCTGTCCGCCGGGGAGAAGCGGCTGCTCACCCGCGCGCGCCAGATCCTGGTGTCCGAGCTCGCGCTCGCGGAGAAGACCGAGGAGGAGCGGGCCGAGGCCAAGCTCGACGAACTCCTCGCCGCCTCCTGA
- the lysS gene encoding lysine--tRNA ligase, translating to MTSQTADPSPSTGPDPQESHDPTLLDGFGESDPEQVRVRKDKRTRLLAEGCDPYPVAVARTHAIREVHAQWDRLETGEETQDVVSVAGRVMHLRNTGKLCFVAIADGEGTSLQVMLSLAEVGPDRLAAFKSDVDLGDFLAATGRVIRSRRGELSVMATSWQLASKALRPLPVMHKDTSEETRVRRRYLDLIARPEAREMVRVRAGVVRSLRESFYRRDYLEVETPVLQTQAGGAAARPFVTHMNAFDVDLYLRIATELPLKQAVVGGVDRVFEIGRIFRNEGVDSSHSPEFSSVEAYEAWTDYRGMARLTRALVQEAAVSVFGSTEVILADGTPYEVGGEWEEISLYEAVSSALGEEVTPETTAERLRTYCERVGLELSAQPQPAGKILEELFEHLVGDSLHAPTFVMDFPVDTSPLTRSHRSLPGRVEKWDLYVRGFELATAYSELVDPVVQRERFEAQALLAAAGDPEAMSVDEDFLRAVEHGLPPMGGMGMGIDRLLMALTGRGIRETILFPLVKPGLGRR from the coding sequence GTGACATCACAGACTGCCGACCCATCGCCGTCCACGGGTCCGGACCCGCAGGAGAGCCACGATCCGACCCTGCTCGATGGCTTCGGGGAGTCCGATCCCGAGCAGGTCCGCGTCCGCAAGGACAAGCGCACCCGACTGCTGGCCGAGGGGTGCGACCCCTACCCCGTCGCTGTCGCGCGAACCCACGCGATCCGCGAGGTCCACGCACAGTGGGATCGCCTGGAGACGGGCGAGGAGACCCAGGACGTGGTCAGTGTCGCGGGGCGCGTGATGCACCTGCGCAACACCGGCAAGCTCTGCTTCGTGGCGATCGCGGACGGCGAGGGCACCAGCCTGCAGGTGATGCTCTCCCTGGCGGAAGTCGGCCCGGACCGTCTCGCAGCCTTCAAGTCGGATGTCGACCTGGGTGACTTCCTGGCGGCCACGGGACGGGTGATCCGTTCCCGGCGAGGGGAGTTGTCGGTGATGGCGACCTCCTGGCAGCTCGCCTCCAAGGCGCTGCGCCCGCTCCCGGTCATGCACAAGGACACCAGCGAGGAGACCCGGGTCCGGCGCCGATACCTCGACCTGATCGCGCGGCCGGAGGCCCGCGAGATGGTGCGGGTGCGGGCGGGTGTGGTGCGGTCGTTGCGGGAGTCCTTCTACCGGCGTGACTACCTCGAGGTCGAGACACCGGTGCTGCAGACCCAGGCCGGGGGTGCGGCCGCCCGACCCTTCGTGACGCACATGAACGCGTTCGACGTGGACCTCTACCTGCGGATCGCCACCGAACTGCCCTTGAAGCAGGCCGTGGTCGGGGGAGTGGACCGGGTCTTCGAGATCGGACGGATCTTCCGGAACGAGGGTGTGGACTCCTCCCACAGCCCGGAGTTCTCCTCGGTGGAGGCCTACGAGGCGTGGACCGACTACCGGGGAATGGCTCGGCTGACTCGCGCGCTCGTCCAGGAGGCAGCCGTGTCCGTCTTCGGGTCGACGGAGGTAATCCTCGCGGACGGCACGCCGTATGAGGTGGGTGGGGAGTGGGAGGAAATCTCCCTCTACGAGGCCGTGAGTTCGGCCCTCGGCGAAGAAGTAACCCCTGAAACGACCGCCGAGCGCTTGCGAACGTATTGTGAACGAGTTGGCCTGGAGCTGTCCGCGCAACCACAGCCCGCTGGGAAGATCCTGGAAGAACTCTTCGAGCACCTGGTGGGTGACTCGCTCCACGCGCCGACATTTGTCATGGACTTCCCGGTCGACACATCTCCGTTGACGCGCTCGCACCGGTCCCTTCCCGGCCGGGTGGAGAAGTGGGACCTGTACGTGCGCGGGTTCGAACTCGCCACGGCGTACTCGGAGCTCGTGGACCCGGTGGTGCAGCGTGAGCGGTTCGAGGCACAGGCGCTGCTCGCGGCGGCCGGGGACCCTGAGGCCATGTCCGTGGACGAGGACTTCCTGCGGGCTGTGGAGCACGGACTGCCACCGATGGGCGGTATGGGCATGGGTATCGACCGGCTCCTGATGGCGTTGACCGGCCGGGGTATCCGAGAGACCATCCTGTTCCCTCTCGTGAAGCCAGGGTTAGGCCGGCGATGA
- a CDS encoding phosphoglyceromutase codes for MTYTLVLLRHGESEWNAKNLFTGWVDVPLSEKGVEEAKRGGALLTENGVLPDVVHTSLLRRAITTANLALDAADRHWIETKRNWRLNERHYGALQGKDKKQTLETYGEEQFMLWRRSYDVPPPDIELGSEFSQDGDPRYAGEPIPRAEALAQVLTRALPYWEQAVVPDLKAGKTVLVAAHGNSLRAIIKHLDGIDDQTISGLNVPTGIPLVYELDENLVPVAPGGRYLDPDAAADAIAAVANQGR; via the coding sequence ATGACCTACACCCTGGTACTGCTCCGCCATGGCGAGAGCGAGTGGAACGCGAAGAACCTCTTCACCGGCTGGGTCGACGTGCCCCTGTCGGAGAAGGGCGTCGAGGAGGCCAAGCGCGGCGGCGCGCTCCTGACGGAGAACGGCGTGCTGCCGGACGTGGTGCACACCTCGCTGCTGCGCCGCGCGATCACCACCGCGAACCTCGCGCTGGACGCCGCTGATCGGCACTGGATCGAGACCAAGCGCAACTGGCGGCTCAACGAGCGCCACTACGGCGCGCTGCAGGGCAAGGACAAGAAGCAGACGCTGGAGACCTACGGCGAGGAGCAGTTCATGCTCTGGCGCCGTTCCTACGACGTCCCGCCGCCGGACATCGAGCTCGGCTCGGAGTTCTCCCAGGACGGTGACCCGCGCTACGCCGGCGAGCCCATCCCCCGCGCGGAGGCCCTTGCCCAGGTGCTGACCCGCGCCCTGCCGTACTGGGAGCAGGCCGTGGTCCCGGACCTCAAGGCGGGCAAGACCGTGCTGGTCGCCGCGCACGGCAACTCGCTGCGCGCCATCATCAAGCACCTGGACGGGATCGACGACCAGACGATCTCCGGACTGAACGTGCCCACCGGCATCCCGCTGGTGTACGAGCTCGATGAGAACCTCGTGCCCGTGGCGCCCGGCGGCCGCTACCTGGACCCCGACGCTGCGGCCGACGCCATCGCGGCAGTCGCCAACCAGGGTCGCTGA
- a CDS encoding response regulator transcription factor has translation MTRILLVEDEESYRAPLAYRLEKEGYEVVQAATGTDAIALFDPEIDLVLLDLMLPGKDGTEVCREIRRSSSVPVIMVTAKDDEIDKVVGLEIGADDYVTKPYSARELLARIKAVLRRRGDGVATEADGEGGLLTSGRIQMDTDRHEVRIAGELVPVPLREFELLEMFLRNTDRVLTRAQLIDRIWGADYVGDTKTLDVHVKRLRAKIEEEPGSPRVLVTVRGLGYKLVAE, from the coding sequence ATGACGCGGATCCTGCTGGTCGAGGACGAGGAGTCCTACCGGGCGCCGCTGGCGTACCGCCTGGAGAAGGAGGGCTACGAGGTGGTCCAGGCCGCGACCGGTACGGACGCGATCGCGTTGTTCGACCCGGAGATCGATCTCGTGCTGTTGGACCTGATGCTGCCCGGTAAGGACGGCACCGAGGTCTGCCGCGAGATCCGCCGCTCCAGCAGTGTGCCGGTGATCATGGTGACCGCGAAGGACGACGAGATCGACAAGGTCGTCGGCCTGGAGATCGGCGCCGACGACTACGTGACCAAGCCGTACTCGGCCCGGGAACTGCTCGCGCGCATCAAGGCGGTGCTGCGGCGGCGTGGGGACGGCGTGGCGACCGAGGCAGACGGCGAAGGCGGACTGCTCACCTCCGGCCGGATCCAGATGGACACCGACCGCCATGAGGTGCGGATCGCGGGCGAACTCGTTCCCGTGCCGCTGCGGGAGTTCGAGTTGCTGGAGATGTTCCTGCGCAACACCGATCGCGTGCTCACCCGGGCACAACTCATCGACCGGATCTGGGGAGCGGACTACGTCGGGGACACCAAGACCCTGGACGTCCACGTGAAGCGGCTTCGCGCGAAGATCGAGGAGGAACCCGGCAGTCCGCGGGTGCTCGTCACGGTGCGGGGACTGGGCTACAAGCTCGTCGCGGAGTGA
- a CDS encoding histone-like nucleoid-structuring protein Lsr2, translated as MVQRVNVILEDDIEGGEAAETVTFGLDGVSYEIDLSEANAQKLRDSLAQWIGAGRRVSGRKAPARGASKGRSSGRGDAALIREWAGAHGYQVSERGRIPAEVRAAYEAAN; from the coding sequence ATGGTGCAGAGAGTGAATGTCATCCTCGAGGACGACATCGAGGGCGGCGAGGCCGCCGAGACCGTGACCTTCGGACTCGATGGCGTCTCCTACGAGATCGACCTTTCCGAGGCGAATGCGCAGAAGTTGCGCGATTCCCTCGCCCAGTGGATCGGCGCCGGCCGTCGTGTGAGTGGCCGCAAGGCTCCCGCACGGGGGGCGTCGAAGGGTCGCAGTTCGGGTCGCGGTGACGCCGCCCTGATCCGCGAGTGGGCTGGGGCCCATGGTTACCAGGTGAGCGAGCGCGGCCGTATCCCAGCCGAGGTTCGCGCGGCCTACGAGGCCGCGAACTAG
- a CDS encoding sensor histidine kinase: protein MASGDVLTIVVIALLVVLASVLAFRVSELTQRTAGGADRDAGQVLAPEVTSLLEMLHTVSIVLDPADRVLRASATAFSLGMVRDGALAREPLKDLVRETRREGVTQEVLLTLPRGPVGSGRIMVHVRSGLIGAGRLVLLVEDRTAANRLEDMRRDFVANVSHELKTPVGAISLLAETMADSADDPDAVRMFAERMGAESTRLAGLVHDIIDLSRVQDATTMTSERIPVAEIVGEAVDRARLQAQARDVAIWARVSQDIDVVGDRALLVTAVRNLVDNAVRYSDGGTRVGVTVRVAEDELVEIAVVDQGIGIDADALPRVFERFYRVDPARSRETGGTGLGLSIVKHVAADHGGEVTVWSQPGRGSTFTLRVPAAEPAETKELA, encoded by the coding sequence GTGGCGAGCGGTGATGTGCTGACGATCGTGGTGATCGCGCTGCTCGTGGTGCTCGCATCCGTGCTCGCCTTCCGGGTCAGTGAGCTGACCCAACGCACCGCGGGCGGCGCCGATCGCGACGCGGGGCAGGTCCTTGCCCCCGAGGTCACGAGCCTGCTGGAGATGCTGCACACGGTCTCGATCGTGCTCGACCCCGCCGACCGCGTGCTGCGCGCCTCGGCGACAGCCTTCTCCCTCGGGATGGTGCGAGACGGCGCACTCGCGCGCGAACCGCTCAAGGACCTGGTGCGGGAGACACGGCGCGAGGGCGTGACGCAGGAGGTGCTGCTCACCCTTCCCCGTGGCCCCGTCGGCTCGGGTCGCATCATGGTGCACGTGCGCTCGGGGTTGATCGGCGCAGGTCGACTGGTGCTCCTGGTGGAGGACCGCACGGCGGCCAACCGTCTGGAGGACATGCGCCGCGACTTCGTGGCCAACGTGTCCCACGAACTCAAGACCCCGGTCGGCGCGATCTCACTGCTCGCCGAGACCATGGCCGACTCCGCCGACGACCCGGACGCGGTGCGGATGTTTGCCGAGCGGATGGGCGCGGAGTCCACGCGCCTGGCTGGGCTCGTGCACGACATCATCGACCTCTCGCGCGTGCAGGACGCCACCACGATGACCTCGGAGCGGATCCCCGTGGCCGAGATCGTCGGCGAGGCCGTCGATCGGGCACGACTGCAGGCACAGGCGCGCGACGTCGCGATCTGGGCGCGGGTATCGCAGGACATCGACGTGGTCGGCGACCGGGCACTGCTGGTCACGGCGGTGCGCAATCTGGTGGACAACGCGGTGCGCTACTCCGACGGCGGCACCCGCGTGGGTGTCACCGTGCGTGTGGCCGAGGACGAACTGGTGGAGATCGCGGTCGTGGACCAGGGGATCGGGATCGACGCGGACGCGCTGCCGCGGGTGTTCGAACGTTTCTACCGGGTGGATCCGGCCCGATCCCGCGAGACCGGCGGCACCGGCCTGGGGCTGTCCATCGTGAAGCACGTCGCCGCGGACCACGGCGGTGAGGTCACCGTCTGGTCCCAGCCCGGGCGAGGCTCGACGTTTACGCTGCGAGTGCCGGCCGCTGAGCCGGCGGAGACGAAGGAGTTGGCATGA
- the phoU gene encoding phosphate signaling complex protein PhoU: MREIFQQDLEQVGNDLVLMAQKVRSAVTDATVALETGDLALAEQVIAKDREIDSLQDGLDAQCVTLLARQQPVATDLRVVVVGLRLSATLERMGDLARHVAEIARGRMPEQALPEQARGVFADMAAAVRTVADDVVALLEGHSLELAYRVMEDDERLDDLHKETFRLMLAPSADTSSLTPQELVDITLLGRYFERFGDHGVAVARRILFLVTGEEAVKSGIR, from the coding sequence GTGCGTGAGATTTTCCAGCAGGACCTGGAGCAGGTCGGTAACGACCTGGTCCTGATGGCGCAGAAGGTCCGCTCCGCCGTCACCGACGCGACGGTCGCGCTCGAGACCGGCGACCTCGCGCTCGCCGAGCAGGTGATCGCCAAGGACCGTGAGATCGACAGCCTGCAGGACGGCCTGGACGCGCAGTGCGTGACGCTCCTGGCCCGGCAACAACCGGTGGCCACCGACCTGCGGGTCGTGGTCGTGGGCCTGCGCCTGTCCGCCACCCTGGAGCGGATGGGCGATCTCGCCCGCCACGTCGCCGAGATCGCCCGCGGGCGGATGCCCGAGCAGGCGCTGCCCGAGCAGGCACGGGGGGTCTTCGCCGACATGGCGGCCGCCGTGCGCACCGTGGCCGATGACGTCGTGGCGCTCCTGGAGGGGCACAGCCTGGAACTGGCCTACCGCGTGATGGAGGACGACGAGCGCCTGGACGACCTCCACAAGGAGACATTCCGTCTGATGCTCGCACCCTCGGCCGACACCAGTTCCCTCACGCCGCAGGAGCTCGTGGACATCACCCTGCTGGGACGCTACTTCGAGCGTTTCGGTGACCACGGGGTGGCCGTGGCACGGCGGATCCTGTTCCTGGTGACGGGCGAGGAGGCCGTGAAGTCCGGCATCCGCTGA
- the rlmB gene encoding 23S rRNA (guanosine(2251)-2'-O)-methyltransferase RlmB yields MAGNSSRRGAVRKASTKKGAQVGSGGQRRRGLEGRGPTPKASERTGHPAARKAAAATKRSENRAAQSKQRTPKAGAEVIFGRNSVLEALREGIPATTLYVASRTESEDRLKESVRRAVEQGIPLIETTRTELDTLAGRGAHQGILLSVPEYTYAVSDDLLAAAFESNRAPLFVALDGVTDTRNLGAIIRSAGAFGAHGVIVPERRAAGVGAATWKTSAGAAARVPVARATNLVRTLKEFKKQGVFVVGLDGGGTSDVSDLPVAAGPVVLVAGAEGKGLSRLVRETCDLVAAIPISSSVESLNASVATSLALYEVSKQRR; encoded by the coding sequence ATGGCAGGAAACTCCTCGCGCCGCGGTGCGGTGCGCAAGGCGAGCACCAAGAAGGGCGCCCAGGTCGGCTCGGGCGGGCAGCGCCGTCGCGGGCTGGAGGGGCGTGGCCCCACGCCCAAGGCGAGCGAGCGCACCGGTCACCCGGCGGCCCGCAAGGCTGCTGCCGCGACCAAGCGCAGCGAGAACCGCGCCGCGCAGTCCAAGCAGCGCACCCCCAAGGCGGGTGCCGAGGTCATCTTCGGCCGCAACTCCGTGCTCGAGGCGCTGCGCGAGGGCATCCCCGCCACCACGTTGTACGTCGCCTCCCGCACCGAGTCCGAGGACCGGTTGAAGGAATCGGTGCGCCGCGCCGTCGAGCAGGGCATCCCCCTGATCGAGACCACCCGCACCGAGCTGGACACGCTCGCCGGCCGAGGAGCCCACCAGGGCATCCTGCTCTCGGTCCCGGAGTACACCTACGCGGTGTCGGACGACCTGCTGGCTGCCGCGTTCGAGAGCAACCGGGCGCCGCTGTTCGTGGCCCTGGACGGTGTGACCGACACCCGCAACCTCGGGGCCATCATCCGCTCCGCCGGGGCGTTCGGCGCGCACGGTGTGATCGTGCCGGAGCGGCGCGCCGCCGGGGTCGGGGCCGCCACCTGGAAGACCTCCGCGGGGGCCGCCGCGCGCGTGCCGGTGGCCCGCGCCACCAACCTGGTGCGCACCCTGAAGGAGTTCAAGAAGCAGGGCGTCTTCGTGGTGGGGCTCGACGGCGGCGGCACGAGCGACGTCAGCGACCTGCCCGTGGCGGCGGGACCGGTGGTGCTGGTGGCCGGAGCGGAGGGCAAGGGGCTCTCACGCCTGGTGCGCGAGACCTGCGACCTGGTCGCGGCGATCCCGATCTCCTCCAGTGTGGAGAGCCTCAACGCCTCGGTGGCCACCTCGCTGGCACTGTACGAGGTGTCCAAGCAGCGGCGTTGA
- the cysS gene encoding cysteine--tRNA ligase: protein MTLHLYDSAARAVRAFTPLEPGRVGLYVCGATVQSEPHVGHLRSALAFDVLVRWLRRAGNEVTLVRNVTDIDDKILSKSAEHGAPWWAWAYRFEQEFDAAYDALGIARPTYSPRATGHVPEMVTLMQELVARGHAYQGESGNVWFDVRSLPEYGSLTRQRLEDLMDSGEEGAPDKRHPHDFALWKAPRPGEPATAAWETPFGRGRPGWHLECSAMARRYLGDTFDIHAGGIDLRFPHHENEQAQSHAAGLGFARYWLHNAWVTTGGEKMSKSLGNYLSVTNVLQRATPAVLRLAIGGVHYRSTVEFSDATLTEAAATWERLEQFVVRGSELVGEHDGAALAHADLPPEFASAMDDDLNLAAAFAVIHEHVRRGNTALATGDRGEVAACVLVVRAMLDVVGLDPLAAQWRASAGTDASAHALDVLVQAVLADRSAARAQKDWARADALRDTLVAAGIAVEDSADGVRWTIKG, encoded by the coding sequence GTGACCCTGCACCTGTACGACTCCGCCGCGCGCGCCGTTCGCGCCTTCACCCCGCTCGAGCCAGGCAGGGTCGGCCTGTACGTCTGCGGTGCCACCGTGCAGAGCGAACCCCACGTGGGTCACCTGCGCTCCGCGCTCGCCTTCGACGTCCTCGTGCGCTGGCTGCGCCGCGCCGGGAACGAGGTCACCCTGGTGCGCAACGTCACCGACATCGACGACAAGATCCTCTCCAAGTCCGCCGAGCACGGTGCGCCCTGGTGGGCGTGGGCCTACCGGTTCGAGCAGGAGTTCGACGCCGCCTACGACGCGCTCGGGATCGCTCGACCCACCTATTCCCCGCGCGCCACCGGTCACGTCCCCGAGATGGTCACCCTGATGCAGGAGCTCGTCGCACGCGGCCACGCCTATCAGGGCGAGAGCGGGAACGTGTGGTTCGACGTGCGCTCGCTCCCCGAGTACGGCTCGCTGACCCGGCAGCGTCTGGAGGACCTCATGGACTCCGGGGAGGAGGGCGCGCCGGACAAGCGCCACCCGCACGACTTCGCGTTGTGGAAGGCGCCCCGGCCCGGGGAGCCCGCCACCGCCGCCTGGGAGACCCCGTTCGGGCGTGGCCGGCCGGGCTGGCACCTGGAGTGCTCCGCGATGGCCCGGCGCTACCTCGGGGACACCTTCGACATCCACGCGGGCGGGATCGACCTGCGCTTCCCGCACCACGAGAACGAGCAGGCGCAGAGTCATGCCGCCGGCCTCGGCTTCGCGCGGTACTGGCTGCACAACGCCTGGGTGACCACCGGCGGGGAGAAGATGAGCAAGTCGCTCGGGAACTACCTCTCGGTGACCAACGTGCTCCAGCGCGCCACCCCCGCGGTGCTGCGGCTGGCGATCGGCGGGGTGCACTATCGCTCCACCGTGGAGTTCTCCGATGCGACCCTCACCGAGGCAGCCGCCACCTGGGAACGCCTGGAGCAGTTCGTGGTGCGCGGCTCCGAGTTGGTGGGGGAGCACGACGGCGCCGCCCTGGCGCACGCCGACCTCCCCCCGGAGTTCGCCTCGGCCATGGACGACGACCTCAACCTCGCAGCGGCGTTCGCCGTGATCCACGAGCACGTCAGGCGGGGCAACACCGCGTTGGCGACGGGGGATCGGGGCGAGGTGGCCGCCTGCGTGTTGGTGGTGCGTGCGATGCTGGACGTGGTGGGCCTGGACCCGCTCGCCGCCCAGTGGCGCGCGAGCGCCGGGACGGACGCGAGTGCGCACGCGCTCGACGTGCTGGTGCAGGCCGTGCTCGCTGACCGCTCCGCGGCCCGGGCGCAGAAGGACTGGGCGCGCGCCGACGCGTTGCGCGACACGCTTGTCGCCGCGGGTATCGCGGTGGAGGACTCGGCGGACGGTGTCCGCTGGACGATCAAGGGATAG